From a single Polyangiaceae bacterium genomic region:
- a CDS encoding carboxypeptidase regulatory-like domain-containing protein produces MLDLARTSLLGALVLAFAAVACSGSDDATSSGPGYATGPNMFPGVNCLSCHAVGFGDDAPTWSAGGTLFEAKDSDVGVEGAIVTITDTNGKSDMAMTSASGNFHFPEGLEPPFKVTVEYDGETIEMPGEAPAGSCNACHKIPDPLVGAPGRMFPNQGKGDWIPMATQ; encoded by the coding sequence ATGCTTGATCTCGCACGTACATCCTTGCTGGGCGCGCTGGTGCTCGCCTTCGCCGCCGTGGCTTGCTCGGGGAGCGACGACGCGACCAGCAGCGGCCCGGGCTATGCGACCGGCCCCAACATGTTCCCCGGCGTGAACTGTCTCTCGTGCCACGCCGTGGGTTTCGGCGACGACGCACCCACCTGGTCCGCCGGCGGCACGCTGTTCGAAGCCAAGGACTCGGACGTTGGTGTGGAAGGGGCGATCGTCACGATCACCGACACGAACGGCAAGTCGGACATGGCGATGACCTCTGCGTCGGGCAACTTCCACTTCCCCGAGGGGCTCGAGCCGCCGTTCAAGGTCACCGTCGAGTACGATGGCGAGACCATAGAGATGCCGGGCGAAGCGCCGGCCGGCTCCTGCAACGCCTGCCACAAGATCCCGGATCCCCTCGTCGGCGCCCCCGGTCGCATGTTCCCGAACCAGGGAAAGGGTGACTGGATCCCGATGGCGACGCAGTAG
- a CDS encoding DUF2970 domain-containing protein has product MGCRCGAVTPLEARPDLEAVAAAARGAGPTRNAVSAAHDLARIPSGLEKLAFPAFGELSAIEPLFAELRAALQPQGTEGYRRAAGGAEQAERERRALWIARLIAAVLPAERVLAARPIAEQVLESCRDPVNRALACCLLTRIATRAGDVDAAHAWLSGCPEAPEELALDSAWRECRVFLFAHLVLQTVDERPLAPANELALGLARVAALERSGEARQASEHLMPLLDVFELDMADALRREPEALAPVRQTLTRRMAEVRRRAMPKLWLYGLGVVSALIFGVVASYYGRVVKVTCTRDAPGPSCECSIETSVWGQVTSTDLERNIRGAKRRLHVGNKNKKSYSLALVTSAGAERVVSPVPTSDQEQVDVDAARVNDFVRNESARQMSFALTNDGSLLVAAVLFTLVFVLPFIAVARVVIGRRPRGAAARVLTALERS; this is encoded by the coding sequence ATGGGTTGTCGCTGCGGCGCGGTAACACCCCTCGAAGCTCGCCCCGACCTGGAAGCCGTCGCGGCCGCCGCGCGCGGCGCGGGTCCGACGCGGAACGCCGTCTCTGCCGCCCATGATCTCGCGCGTATCCCGTCGGGGCTCGAAAAGCTCGCGTTCCCGGCCTTCGGCGAGCTGTCGGCCATCGAGCCGCTGTTTGCGGAGCTCCGGGCGGCGCTGCAACCACAGGGCACGGAAGGCTACCGGCGCGCCGCTGGGGGCGCGGAACAGGCGGAGCGCGAGCGTCGCGCGTTGTGGATCGCGCGGTTGATCGCGGCGGTGTTGCCCGCCGAGCGCGTGCTCGCGGCCCGTCCCATCGCCGAGCAAGTCCTGGAGTCCTGTCGTGATCCCGTGAACCGCGCCCTGGCGTGCTGTCTGCTCACGCGCATCGCAACGCGTGCCGGAGACGTCGACGCGGCTCACGCCTGGCTCTCGGGGTGTCCGGAAGCTCCGGAAGAGTTGGCCCTCGACAGCGCGTGGCGCGAGTGCCGCGTGTTCTTGTTCGCCCACCTCGTGCTCCAGACCGTGGACGAGCGGCCGCTGGCTCCAGCGAACGAGCTCGCTCTCGGCTTGGCGCGGGTCGCGGCACTGGAGCGGAGTGGTGAAGCTCGGCAGGCGTCGGAGCACCTGATGCCGCTTTTGGACGTGTTCGAGCTCGACATGGCCGACGCCCTGCGCCGTGAGCCCGAAGCCCTGGCGCCCGTGAGGCAGACGCTCACGCGCCGAATGGCGGAGGTGCGGCGCCGCGCGATGCCCAAGCTTTGGCTCTACGGGCTGGGCGTGGTGAGCGCGCTGATCTTCGGGGTGGTCGCCAGCTATTACGGTCGCGTGGTGAAGGTCACCTGCACGCGGGACGCACCAGGGCCGAGCTGCGAGTGCAGCATCGAAACCAGCGTTTGGGGCCAGGTGACCTCGACGGACCTCGAACGCAACATCCGCGGGGCGAAGCGGCGGCTGCACGTGGGCAACAAGAACAAGAAGTCCTATTCACTCGCGCTGGTCACCAGCGCCGGCGCCGAACGCGTGGTGTCCCCAGTTCCGACCAGCGACCAGGAGCAGGTGGACGTCGACGCCGCTCGGGTCAATGATTTCGTGCGGAACGAGAGTGCTCGTCAGATGAGCTTTGCCCTCACCAACGACGGTTCTCTCTTGGTGGCGGCGGTACTCTTCACGTTGGTATTCGTGCTGCCGTTCATCGCTGTCGCGAGGGTCGTCATCGGTCGCCGCCCGCGAGGCGCCGCCGCTCGCGTGCTCACTGCCCTGGAACGCTCCTGA
- a CDS encoding transporter substrate-binding domain-containing protein, translating into MKAWPLSARRWTAVLFLALVGLVATSVGAEPGTTSHHTVTAVVLESSAPLQFRDSSGQARGFAVDIMDEVAHRQSLEVRYVFAKTWAEMIATVERGDADVVASLAVSERRSESLLFSQPIHTTSLSAFVRSNEADVKSLGDARRVGLPTGSVAEAGIPASAAKIRYATIAEGLFALLAGEVDAFVVADELMLKAARDTGVEDRIKTVGKPLADVRRAMAVRKDHVALLGQLNRGLDGFVGSERYQEIYVHWYGAPKPFWSAKHVTLVMFTLLAVIVVFMLFWRYHTTTQLAGELIASIHERERAEQRLTGILQSIPIVMWAVDDDGVFTLCEGQAATTMGVNPKDFLGKTLAERENVLPQITRNLRRALEGTELSATMEVGEAVFDTWCMPLREGGDISGAFAVAWDVTARRKLAEELQRSHKLESVGILAGGIAHDFNNILSAVLGNIDISLRHLPIDAKARTFLTEAESATKRASELTRQLLTFARGGSPVRTALSVEEVIREASSFSVRGSSARCVYEVDEALWPVHADRGQIAQVVQNLVINATQAMPDGGTIRITAENAELGAESTLPLSAGRYVRISVSDQGAGIAAENLDRIFDPYFTTKPTGQGLGLAITYSIVKKHEGHLLVESEPDRGTTFTLYLPATDAVTQEPERPSSVLPTHTGRILFMDDEEMLRRVAKILLEDMGYDVACAKDGEEAVKLYREAMNGSTPFDVVITDLTVPGGMGGRATLAALRELNPNARVIVSSGYSEDPVMASFDAEGFDAMIAKPYTQTDIERVLTEVQAKDESDALRSVPGQ; encoded by the coding sequence GTGAAGGCGTGGCCACTGTCAGCGCGCCGTTGGACGGCAGTGCTATTTTTGGCTCTAGTCGGGCTGGTCGCGACGAGTGTCGGCGCGGAGCCCGGAACCACGTCGCACCACACCGTCACCGCCGTCGTCCTGGAGTCCTCCGCGCCGCTGCAGTTCCGTGACTCCTCGGGCCAAGCCCGGGGCTTCGCCGTGGACATCATGGACGAAGTGGCCCACCGGCAGTCCCTCGAGGTGCGCTACGTCTTCGCCAAGACCTGGGCCGAAATGATCGCGACCGTCGAGCGCGGTGATGCGGACGTCGTCGCCAGCTTGGCCGTCAGCGAGCGGCGCAGCGAGTCCCTTCTGTTCTCGCAGCCCATCCACACCACGTCGCTCTCGGCGTTCGTGCGCTCCAACGAAGCAGACGTGAAGAGCCTGGGAGACGCCCGGCGCGTCGGCCTACCCACCGGCAGCGTGGCCGAGGCCGGCATACCCGCCAGTGCCGCCAAGATCCGTTATGCCACCATAGCCGAGGGTTTGTTCGCATTGCTCGCCGGCGAAGTGGACGCGTTCGTCGTAGCCGACGAGCTCATGCTCAAGGCGGCCCGCGACACCGGGGTGGAGGATCGCATCAAGACCGTAGGCAAGCCGCTCGCGGACGTCCGGCGCGCGATGGCCGTGCGCAAGGATCACGTCGCGCTGCTCGGCCAACTGAACCGGGGGCTCGACGGGTTCGTGGGCTCCGAACGCTACCAGGAGATCTACGTCCACTGGTACGGAGCACCCAAGCCGTTCTGGAGCGCCAAGCACGTCACCTTGGTGATGTTCACCTTGTTGGCGGTCATCGTCGTCTTCATGCTGTTCTGGCGCTACCACACCACGACTCAGCTGGCCGGCGAGCTAATCGCCAGCATTCACGAGCGGGAGCGAGCCGAACAAAGACTGACGGGCATCTTGCAGTCGATACCCATCGTGATGTGGGCGGTGGACGATGACGGCGTCTTCACCCTGTGCGAAGGGCAGGCGGCGACCACCATGGGAGTCAATCCCAAGGACTTCTTGGGCAAGACGCTCGCCGAGCGCGAGAACGTGCTGCCGCAGATCACCCGCAACCTCCGGCGAGCCCTGGAGGGCACGGAGCTCAGCGCCACCATGGAGGTCGGCGAGGCCGTGTTCGACACCTGGTGCATGCCACTGCGGGAGGGAGGGGACATCTCCGGTGCCTTCGCCGTGGCCTGGGACGTGACGGCGCGGCGCAAGCTGGCGGAAGAGCTGCAGCGCAGTCACAAGCTGGAGTCCGTGGGCATCCTGGCGGGTGGGATCGCGCATGACTTCAACAACATCCTCTCTGCCGTCCTGGGCAACATCGACATCTCCCTGCGGCATCTGCCCATCGACGCGAAAGCCCGGACGTTCCTCACCGAAGCGGAGAGCGCGACCAAGCGTGCCAGCGAGCTCACTCGACAGCTGCTCACCTTCGCCCGGGGAGGCAGCCCGGTACGCACGGCGCTGAGCGTCGAGGAAGTGATCCGAGAGGCGTCCTCGTTCTCCGTGCGTGGCTCCAGCGCCCGCTGCGTTTACGAAGTGGACGAAGCGTTGTGGCCGGTCCACGCGGACCGCGGGCAGATCGCCCAGGTGGTGCAGAATCTCGTGATCAACGCCACCCAGGCCATGCCCGACGGCGGCACCATTCGCATCACTGCGGAGAACGCCGAGCTGGGCGCGGAGTCGACCCTGCCCCTGAGCGCGGGTCGCTACGTTCGCATCTCGGTATCGGACCAAGGAGCGGGCATCGCTGCGGAGAACTTGGACCGGATCTTCGATCCCTACTTCACCACCAAGCCCACGGGACAGGGGCTGGGGTTGGCCATCACCTATTCCATCGTCAAGAAGCACGAGGGCCACCTTTTGGTGGAATCGGAGCCGGACCGCGGCACGACCTTCACCCTGTACCTGCCGGCCACGGACGCCGTGACCCAGGAGCCCGAGCGCCCGAGCTCCGTACTGCCCACCCATACCGGACGCATCCTGTTCATGGACGACGAGGAGATGCTGCGCCGGGTTGCCAAGATCTTGCTGGAAGACATGGGCTACGACGTGGCCTGCGCCAAAGACGGCGAGGAAGCCGTGAAGCTGTACCGCGAGGCCATGAACGGGAGCACTCCCTTCGACGTGGTGATCACGGATCTGACGGTGCCGGGTGGTATGGGAGGCCGCGCCACCCTCGCTGCCCTTCGGGAGCTGAATCCGAACGCCCGGGTGATCGTGTCCAGCGGCTACTCGGAAGATCCCGTCATGGCCAGCTTCGACGCCGAGGGCTTCGACGCCATGATCGCAAAGCCGTATACCCAGACGGACATCGAACGCGTGTTGACCGAAGTGCAGGCGAAGGACGAATCCGACGCGCTCAGGAGCGTTCCAGGGCAGTGA
- a CDS encoding NUDIX hydrolase — MKPWHVLDSSVILERKWLRVRQERIGLPHGGEIDEFHVIEAPDWAAALAITESGHLVVVEQYRHGLGGLSRELPAGVVDAGETPLQAARRELLEETGYQADEWLPLLSTATETSRHTNRGHFFFAKSARRVGEATPGADENIRVVLVSPEELLTSVEAGGIAHGLHVAAILMATRRGYLPG; from the coding sequence ATGAAACCGTGGCACGTCCTCGACAGCTCCGTCATTCTGGAGCGCAAGTGGCTCCGAGTGCGGCAGGAACGCATTGGTCTGCCCCACGGCGGCGAGATCGACGAGTTCCACGTGATCGAAGCGCCGGACTGGGCGGCGGCGCTGGCGATCACGGAATCCGGGCACTTGGTGGTGGTCGAGCAATATCGCCACGGTCTCGGCGGCCTCAGCCGGGAGCTCCCCGCCGGGGTCGTGGATGCCGGGGAGACCCCACTCCAAGCCGCGCGTCGCGAGCTGCTCGAGGAAACCGGCTACCAAGCGGACGAGTGGCTCCCGCTTTTGAGCACGGCGACCGAGACCAGCCGCCACACCAACCGCGGGCACTTCTTCTTCGCCAAGAGCGCCCGTCGCGTGGGCGAAGCCACCCCCGGCGCGGACGAGAACATCCGCGTGGTCCTGGTGTCACCGGAGGAGCTGCTCACGTCGGTGGAAGCGGGCGGCATTGCCCACGGCCTGCACGTCGCCGCAATTCTGATGGCGACGCGACGCGGCTATCTCCCAGGTTGA